Proteins from a single region of bacterium:
- a CDS encoding cytochrome c3 family protein, producing MNKRRTSALLALVLLLAVQSPPATLAAGPFRSKTCLDCHADQKKAAGAPHAHAPFAKAECEACHEVHGVVGRLALKESGNALCAGCHAPQVAESELPHVHAPVRDGGCVACHDPHGSGQPGLLPAKGNAACLTCHDGAAFTRAFVHAPLKKDGCAACHRPHGSAEPHLLDTTVDALCLSCHKDARKLAQAHGETFGVEGCASCHDPHSSDAPKLLLAVQHAPVQDRDCAACHVQDAGGGTALVAQGNDLCLTCHDRPGADAATPHAPVADGSCLDCHAAHGSAHAGMIKTELRRLCFECHDDASFRKNLVHAPVAGGECTACHDVHGGARAALLTAPPGELCLGCHEGTGGDAAAAVSNHAPFVKQDCAACHDPHSSTEAGLLTAKAGTLCLGCHLKVKIELVTAHPHDVAARGDCLACHAPHRADQPSLLKVAPAATCLACHADQATRPAGGSLHPPVADGLCSDCHLPHGGDEVAMLRRPATAICLECHDTGPGAGGHAHAPVAAGNCTACHDAHRADRADLLAAPEPLLCTVCHEDVVDVAAAKSVHPPIMDDCTTCHQPHGGAQPAMLTAPAAELCFRCHDESDAALKSAHLGRDLAGLDCTGCHAPHHSAQAALIRPNSHPPFDDRDCTACHADAAPITDQTALCAGCHDGLTEARRHPHAPFDAGECSSCHDAHAARGEHLLKAGGVGEACAACHESGSLFPRADLAHRPARDGACSACHDPHGSDQPALLRAARADLCWSCHQDLQAARSLPRQHKPFADGNCATCHDAHGTAQADLLTAAVPALCAKCHDLKSAALARTHLGFDLEPADCMACHDPHATTQAGLTHGHVHPPYAKRDCKACHDAGGKVQAGAEQRLCLGCHPGLAEEVKNATLHAPLSGERACLECHTPHASPVPGLLPRSQATVCGRCHAEQADRMKSSSQRHPDPEGRQCTMCHNPHLAAPAAGAPAGPDPCLRCHTWLEHTDHPLGAGTTDPVRGGEIVCASCHDPHGSEFEKMLREDAGGKLCIGCHTEKIRQKR from the coding sequence GGGACCGTTCCGCTCGAAGACCTGCCTGGATTGCCACGCCGACCAGAAGAAGGCCGCCGGCGCTCCCCACGCCCACGCCCCCTTCGCCAAGGCCGAGTGCGAAGCCTGCCACGAGGTCCACGGCGTCGTGGGACGCCTGGCCCTGAAGGAGTCCGGCAACGCCCTGTGCGCCGGCTGCCACGCGCCCCAGGTGGCCGAATCCGAGCTGCCGCACGTCCACGCGCCGGTGCGCGACGGCGGCTGCGTCGCCTGCCACGACCCCCACGGCAGCGGCCAGCCCGGCCTGCTGCCCGCCAAGGGCAACGCCGCCTGCCTGACCTGCCACGACGGCGCCGCGTTCACGCGCGCGTTCGTCCACGCCCCCTTGAAGAAGGACGGATGCGCCGCCTGCCACCGCCCCCACGGCAGCGCCGAGCCGCACCTGCTGGACACGACCGTCGACGCGCTCTGCCTGTCCTGCCACAAGGACGCCCGCAAGCTCGCGCAGGCCCACGGCGAGACGTTCGGCGTCGAAGGCTGCGCGTCCTGCCACGACCCCCACAGCTCCGACGCGCCGAAGCTCCTGCTGGCCGTGCAGCACGCGCCGGTCCAGGACCGCGATTGCGCCGCCTGCCACGTGCAGGACGCCGGGGGCGGCACCGCGCTGGTCGCCCAGGGCAACGATCTGTGCCTGACCTGCCACGACCGGCCCGGGGCCGACGCCGCGACGCCCCACGCTCCCGTCGCCGACGGCTCCTGCCTGGACTGCCACGCCGCCCACGGCAGCGCGCACGCCGGCATGATCAAGACCGAGCTGCGACGGCTCTGCTTCGAGTGCCACGACGACGCGTCGTTCCGCAAGAACCTGGTCCACGCGCCCGTCGCCGGCGGCGAGTGCACGGCCTGCCACGACGTCCACGGCGGCGCGCGCGCCGCGCTGCTGACGGCGCCCCCGGGCGAACTGTGCCTGGGCTGCCACGAGGGCACGGGCGGCGACGCGGCCGCCGCCGTCTCGAACCACGCGCCCTTCGTCAAGCAGGACTGCGCCGCCTGCCACGACCCCCACAGTTCGACCGAGGCCGGCCTGCTGACGGCCAAGGCGGGCACCCTGTGCCTGGGCTGCCACCTCAAGGTCAAGATCGAGCTCGTCACCGCCCACCCGCACGACGTGGCCGCGCGTGGCGATTGCCTCGCCTGCCACGCGCCGCACCGCGCCGACCAGCCGTCCCTGCTGAAGGTCGCGCCGGCGGCGACATGCCTGGCCTGCCACGCCGACCAAGCGACCCGACCTGCCGGCGGCAGCCTGCACCCGCCCGTCGCGGACGGGCTCTGCAGCGACTGCCACCTGCCCCACGGCGGGGACGAGGTCGCCATGCTGCGCCGCCCGGCCACGGCGATCTGCCTCGAGTGCCACGACACCGGTCCCGGCGCCGGCGGACACGCCCACGCGCCGGTCGCCGCCGGCAACTGCACGGCCTGCCACGACGCCCACCGCGCCGACCGCGCCGACCTGCTGGCCGCGCCCGAGCCCCTGCTCTGCACGGTCTGCCACGAGGACGTGGTCGACGTCGCGGCGGCGAAGTCGGTCCATCCTCCGATCATGGACGACTGCACGACCTGCCATCAGCCCCACGGCGGCGCGCAGCCCGCGATGCTGACGGCACCGGCCGCCGAACTCTGCTTCCGCTGCCACGACGAGAGCGACGCCGCCCTGAAGAGCGCCCACCTCGGACGCGACCTGGCCGGGCTGGACTGCACGGGCTGCCACGCGCCGCACCACTCCGCGCAGGCGGCGCTGATCCGGCCGAACTCGCACCCGCCCTTCGACGACCGCGACTGCACCGCCTGCCACGCGGACGCAGCTCCGATCACCGACCAGACGGCGCTGTGCGCCGGCTGCCACGACGGGCTGACGGAGGCGCGCCGGCACCCCCACGCCCCCTTCGACGCCGGCGAGTGCAGCTCCTGCCACGATGCCCACGCGGCCCGCGGCGAGCATCTGCTGAAGGCCGGCGGCGTCGGCGAGGCCTGCGCCGCGTGCCACGAGAGCGGCTCCCTGTTCCCGCGGGCGGATCTGGCCCACCGGCCGGCCCGCGACGGCGCCTGCTCCGCCTGCCACGACCCCCACGGCTCGGACCAGCCGGCGCTGCTGCGCGCGGCGCGGGCGGACCTGTGCTGGAGCTGCCACCAGGACCTGCAGGCCGCGCGGTCGCTCCCGCGGCAGCACAAGCCGTTCGCCGACGGGAACTGCGCCACCTGCCACGACGCCCACGGCACGGCGCAGGCGGACCTGCTGACCGCGGCGGTGCCCGCCCTCTGCGCGAAGTGCCACGACCTGAAGAGCGCCGCCCTGGCCCGGACCCACCTGGGCTTCGACCTGGAACCGGCCGATTGCATGGCCTGTCACGACCCGCACGCCACCACGCAGGCGGGGCTGACGCACGGCCACGTCCACCCGCCCTACGCCAAGCGGGACTGCAAGGCGTGCCACGACGCGGGCGGCAAGGTGCAGGCGGGCGCGGAGCAGCGCCTCTGCCTCGGCTGCCACCCCGGCCTGGCCGAGGAAGTCAAGAACGCGACCCTCCACGCCCCGCTCTCGGGCGAACGGGCCTGCCTGGAGTGCCACACGCCCCACGCCTCGCCGGTGCCGGGTCTGCTGCCGCGCAGCCAGGCCACCGTCTGCGGTCGGTGCCACGCCGAGCAGGCCGACCGGATGAAGTCGTCCAGCCAGCGCCATCCCGATCCCGAGGGCCGGCAGTGCACGATGTGCCACAACCCCCACCTCGCCGCCCCCGCCGCGGGCGCGCCCGCCGGGCCCGACCCCTGCCTGCGCTGCCATACCTGGCTGGAGCACACCGACCACCCGTTGGGAGCCGGGACGACCGATCCGGTCCGCGGCGGCGAGATCGTCTGCGCCAGCTGCCACGACCCCCACGGCTCGGAGTTCGAGAAGATGCTCCGGGAAGACGCGGGCGGTAAGCTGTGCATCGGTTGTCATACTGAAAAGATCCGCCAGAAGCGCTGA